The following proteins are encoded in a genomic region of Candidatus Methylomirabilota bacterium:
- a CDS encoding ABC transporter substrate-binding protein, whose translation LLVAGQVEALAGLRQALIAPAAKLPGSRILDGQFMAVQQAMGVPKGRDAGVTYLRGFVEEAKASGLVAQAIHKTGAVGVSVAPKAPVQ comes from the coding sequence CCTGCTGGTAGCGGGACAGGTGGAAGCGCTCGCCGGGTTGAGGCAGGCGCTCATCGCGCCCGCCGCGAAGCTGCCCGGATCGCGCATCCTCGATGGCCAGTTCATGGCGGTCCAGCAGGCCATGGGCGTCCCGAAGGGACGTGACGCCGGCGTGACGTATCTTCGCGGCTTCGTCGAGGAGGCAAAGGCCTCGGGGCTGGTCGCCCAGGCGATCCACAAGACCGGCGCCGTCGGCGTGTCGGTCGCGCCCAAAGCCCCGGTCCAGTAG